A stretch of DNA from Cryptosporangium aurantiacum:
CACGTACCGGCGCACGCTGCGGCTTCCGCACGGCGTCGGGTCGGTCGCGCTGACGCCGGCCGCCGGGCACGTCCGCGCCGAGCTGACCCTCGCCGACCTGCGCGATCTCGGCACCGCCGTCCATCGCTGCCGCCGGCTGCTCGACCTGGACGCCGATCCGGTCGCGGTCGACACCGCGCTGGGCGCCGACCCGGCGCTCGGTCCGCTGGTCGCCGCCCACCCCGGTCTCCGGGTTCCGGGCGCGGTCGACGGGGCCGAGATCGCGGTCCGCGCCGTGCTCGGGCAGCAGGTGTCGGTGGCAGCGGCCCGCACGGTCGCCGGGCGCCTCGCCGAGCAGTACGGCGAGCCCGCCGACGCCGACGGCGCTCGCGTGTTCCCCACCGCGGAGGCGCTCGCCGAGCTCACTCCGGCGGCACTCCCGATGCCGGCCAGCCGGGCCCGGACGCTGATCGCGCTCTGCACCGCGCTGGCCGGCGGCGACCTGGTGCTCGACGCGGGCACCGACCCGGCCGAGGCGATGGAGGCGCTGCAGGAGCTGCCCGGCATCGGGCCGTGGACCGCCGGTTACATCGCGCTGCGGGCCACCGGGGCGCCGGACGTCTTCCTCTCCGGCGACCTGGGCGTCCGCCGCGCGGCGGCTCAGCTGGGTCTCCCCGACGACCCGCGGGCGCTGGACGAATGGGCGAGCCGCTGGCGTCCCTGGCGGTCGTACGCCGTCCTACACCTCTGGCAATCCGAAACTTCCTGAGAGGACCAACTCGATGTCCACGTCCACCTACTACGCGACCGTCGACACCCCCATCGGCCCGTTCACCGCGATCGAATCCGACGGCACGGTGCTCGCCAGCGGCTGGACGAACACGATCGACGACCTGCTCGGTGTCATCCATCCCACGCTGCGTCCGATCGATCCGGCGCCCCGCAGCGAGCTGGGCGACGTCACGAAGGCCGTGCTCCGGTATCACGAGGGCGACGTCACGGTGATCGACACGATCCCCGTCCGGCAGCGGTCCGGGCCGTTTCTGCTCGGAGCGTGGGAGGTGCTCCGGAAGGTCCAGCCGGGCTCGCCGGTGACCTACACCGAATACGCCGAGCTGGCCGGGCGTCCGCTGGCGGTTCGGGCGGCGGCGTCGGCCTGCGCCCGCAACGCCGCCGCCCTGTTCGTCCCCTGCCACCGGGTGCTGCGCTCGGACGGCACGCTCGGCGGCTTCCGGTGGGGCGTCCAGATCAAGCGCTGGCTCCTGGACCACGAGGCCTGACGTCGGAGTGTCGCTGTCCGACTATTGAACGCTGCGTGCTTCACTGTGCGGGTTTCGCCCGGGCCTTACCGTTGGGCCTAGGTAGTGCACAGTGGAAAGTGAGCACGCATGGTCATGGGGCCCACCCATGCCATCTCCGGAGCCGCCGCCTGGTTGGTCGGCTCCGCGGTGGCGGCCCAGCTCGGCGGGTACATGCAGTCGCC
This window harbors:
- a CDS encoding AlkA N-terminal domain-containing protein, which encodes MFVTALLDPDFCYRVARSRDARFDGQFVLGVTSTGIYCRPSCPAMTPKRANVRFYPTPATAQAAGFRACLRCLPDAAPGSPDWNLRADLVGRAMRLVGDGVVERDGVTGLADRLGYSARHLNRQLIAELGVGPLALARARRAQIARTLIETTTLPFADVAFAAGFSSIRQFNETVREVFAATPSALRAKRRTAGGQVPAAGPGTIALRLAYREPFDAPALWAFLAARAVPHVEVVEGDTYRRTLRLPHGVGSVALTPAAGHVRAELTLADLRDLGTAVHRCRRLLDLDADPVAVDTALGADPALGPLVAAHPGLRVPGAVDGAEIAVRAVLGQQVSVAAARTVAGRLAEQYGEPADADGARVFPTAEALAELTPAALPMPASRARTLIALCTALAGGDLVLDAGTDPAEAMEALQELPGIGPWTAGYIALRATGAPDVFLSGDLGVRRAAAQLGLPDDPRALDEWASRWRPWRSYAVLHLWQSETS
- a CDS encoding methylated-DNA--[protein]-cysteine S-methyltransferase, which translates into the protein MSTSTYYATVDTPIGPFTAIESDGTVLASGWTNTIDDLLGVIHPTLRPIDPAPRSELGDVTKAVLRYHEGDVTVIDTIPVRQRSGPFLLGAWEVLRKVQPGSPVTYTEYAELAGRPLAVRAAASACARNAAALFVPCHRVLRSDGTLGGFRWGVQIKRWLLDHEA